The Lathyrus oleraceus cultivar Zhongwan6 chromosome 5, CAAS_Psat_ZW6_1.0, whole genome shotgun sequence genome includes the window ttataagcaaaagcttcgtgaagatttagagagcaagaaggttttcttgtgttgatgtttcagtatgattTTTCCTTGTATATATAGTAGttgctgaatgttgatttgcaatcctttatatagatcaatgaggtagtagttgaaactgatgagtaataagatgaatttacgccataacataaatagcttctgcaggataactttttctccttgaaatgactacttaccacaagtagtatcttctttattgaaattggagattaacgtctctttcttaattaggaaaaccatttgcaaatctttacttgactttaacgttactctttcatgattagcaattccatgctcagagtatttgtgtttctggagagtcttggaatcttgcttctgacgtttaatctcttgtgagttcagatagtttcttcagatagcgctgataacttctggagcttagagatagcgttgttcagagtcagaacttctagagctacttcttgttcagatgcttctgatactttgatgatttgtatctgatctggttttgtatctgatgacatcatcagatttcttccttctttctttagaaccctgcacacttagaaacttttcgttagggtgccatttttggtttcatcctttgttatcatcaaaatcaaggaatctgttgtagaacaatttttgttcttacagacCCGCCTCCATGGAAAACATCTACGCCGAGATGCTGCGACAAAACCAAAGAATGGAAGAATGCCAAACGGAAATGATGCAAGCGATCCAGCAAATACAGCGGGATCAGCACGATTATGCAAACTGGCATGATCAGGGGACGACAGAGCTTTCATACCAGATGAGTGCCCTCACATATCGCGTAGATGCCATCCAGGAATACACTCAGCATGTGGGATTCGATCCTACCCAACGAGGGAGAGGTGAGCGCGCAAGAGCAAGAGCCAGAGCACGCAGAAGCCAGCAGCGTAACGACGAGCAGTGACAtttgtttctttctttttattcTGTATACTGTCGCATTGAGGATAATGCATTGATTAAATGTGAGAGAAAATCCTTATCACTCCTCTACTTGTTTCTATTGCTAGTATTTTCAGCCAATACAAATTTTTTTGTTTACCCTTATCAATCATCTATACATATCTTGGCATAACAAAATTTTTTTTCCTTAAgattaaatgcataccctacgagtatataggttgtcttaCAGAGGTTTTGTTAGGAAAACTGAGAAagatctaacaagattgataccgtcccgACCACCCTAGATCCCTCACTTCTACGGGATcagtttgaataaccattataccgacaccttaagtctccattctagatttacccctagtagtttatactagcaggCAGCACCGTCTCAAGCGCAAAccacgtggagagccgatgaatataagtgtttgatgcCTACAAATTAAGAAATTTCTTCACACTGTTACTATCAAGAAATTGATAAACGAACCATACAAAAGGTTGCGAAGATACACAAAAAGAAGGAACAGAAACCCCAGTTGGTTGGtccagaggtacctggtactggactcggtagggcgaactacggttcgatcccccacaatcttcaaaaaggggatatataaaggggtaccgcactagtgtaccagacccctgtggtaagaaaaagatcaaagtcactaaccggctacttcattaagtgcgtgcggaggcaaaaggcttaatgtgattgcgctagaatgaaaccgggtgaaatagaaacagagacactaggttgagctataatagcatgattcgaactggcTTGTGCAAAGGAGAGATCTACGTTAATGCTTAAAGCTCGTGTCGTCACagtatctttagtgttttactcGAATATCGAACATCTTAACAATCCACCTGACAACCACGTACGAACGGGTAATGTATTCGCATTTAACTTTGTTTTCAAATtgtatttgcttgaggacaagcaaagattcaagtttaggggagtttgataacgcgaaaatacataagatatttgccttgatttacactcaaagatcatatcattttaattaatatcccgattattccgcaagtattcgagttgtttttgcaggtatttaaatctccaagcataaatgagcaaaatgaagaaaaggaagaaaaagaagaagaaatagatgagaaagcacaggaaaaagcagaaaaccagaatgcagaatttgttgatgtgacgaccgtcacgacCCAGGCTGTGAtgaccgtcacaggcccatgacgagcgtcacgcggccAGAATTTGCGCTTTGGAACAGTCAATCACATgcacccaaacgtgcctaaattcCCTCCAACATCATGACTCCCCCGGATTCCTCATTCAAACCAAGTCTTCCTTAAATATCTCAACCACCAAGACCTAAAGGAGcactatataaaggaccaaaATGGCAAAAATTGAGGACGCCTACATTTCACTTACGCTCTGCAATTAATTTTTACAGCTTTCTAGCTTTTTGGTTATTTTCTTTTTAGCAACTTTGTTTCCGTTGCCTTAGATTTTGCCATTCTTTTTAGAatttcctttttcccttttcctttccgttttccagttaaccatagtagtagtttcctacacttgggaactactacactttatttaattttagtaagcaatttgtattgaagaagcagaagcctaccgacttgtggaggactgctcaagtactccgAGATTCGCTATACTCTGTTACTTCGATCGccaggtttttattgaattattattattattgcccaattattattataattatgtcTGATGCACTGTTAATCTGTTTAAGCTCTGTGTTTGcattatttaacatgtccggctaaattaccggtatcggtatgtagcaatttaattagatgggatttaataataatcgatgaaaactctttttctcaaacattcttttaggctgaagtttttaatctaaatttaattaactttatcacaaaagtgtgaaaagctatttaatacgattttgccacgagagtgggaaattaactaaggtgagaaccaacaatcgcgagagcgtgaggctcgagctggatagtaaaaaatcggcattgagtttaaaaacagcgagagcactttaaaagcaattagaacttatttattttcaaaaagtaattttaacttcaaatgggacagcgagagcgtacattctgacttaaagctataggccgaataaacaatcacgagagtgtgagataaagctttttaaataaatactttctactgagagatatttggcatttaaactattcactggtgacttatcgaatccctgacaattaatacgttgcatactgattccttccatcaattattttttaaaactaaatttctcttagatttactattttgcccccgaacttctactaatcattcccttagctaaacatagtgacgttagtaacactagtttgaccataggtcgttgtgggatcgatatcttttaaaactaaagcgactggactgtgcacttgcagtcaagtacccgatagactatattttatatatagtcacGACAAGCATCggcattgtgtgaagacttggccttttttccattcatgagtgctagtggcatacttgttgatttgtccaagttggagcccttctcatggatgatgtcttggttcatgtcttcatacttgtgaatgaatggttgagtgttctccaaagaatgacttaaacaaattgaattcttcactaacatttgactaacttctcattaatattgctttactttaAAGTCATTTACTTAACGCAATCTAAATTTCAGTATCTTTATCATTCATtaccatttacatttcatgcaaaatatttatgtttcagtccttttcactttgctcactagagccatatcttgtgattgtatattatgtgcttgtgattttgttctgtttgtggccttaggaccttaaaatacttaataacaacaaaaaaccttaaaaaatatcttggtggactattgaacttgatatgaacttttggacttagaataggcAACTTTCATATGCTttaaggacttggccaatgccactatttgagactgagctatcctTGACTGTGTCTTTCATCTGATGAAAACCTTGAGTGCCCTTGGTTCTTCTGTTACTTTGTCTATATGCTTAAGCTGTTATTTTGACCTTGTTATTGATGTTTGATGATTATTTCTGAGAGTTTGCCAAGGgatattttcatctgatacatttgaagacattgaagactgcttactattggagtgcttgcttggatgttatgaatatctttatttgatgtcttggtCTTCATATTAATTGCTTGGGTGCTTATGCTTATTGCTTAGTCAAAAGTCCAaagaaaatgggtttctatatgacattcttgtcttgtggattgtatcccattggtcagatcttttcaactcttaacttttaaatttttgtctaggatagtcccttcatctccttccacttctttaatttcaatatctctccctcatttcaaaaccttctttgtttgtgttttcaacttagacttgttttaatgagtagaaactttgaccttatgccaatgaattttcaaactttttcttaataaagcttgtaagtaaacttaaccatattgtttcaaaagacaaaaagaactaacaacctcatttgagtctttggccttttgtgcccattTCTTTTAAACTTTggttaaaatcaattcaccaacttctttgaaatttttaccacgaactacgaagttttaatctctcatttttatgttggtacgtaggcagaagaccgaaggtcttgtcaaacataaaaatataattaatgaattattttctcatcccctcactctatattttctatcaaacatcattttcaactaaaacacttgcacacaaaaacgggctccctaggagtacctaagacactttggatgctaatacattccctCTGTGTACCTAACCCCctacctgtaatctctgacattttattagttttgatttgaaaatttcttatctttgggttttgttcgtacttttgtccatttcctttggaaacaatgaaagcgcggtggcgactctgattttatcGACGTCgagtttatccataacttgatggtcatgaatttaccgctacaatcTCTTTGAGATTTTCCCAAACTAACATCTCAAGATGTCAGTTGAGAACATCTATTCGACGTGCCATCATTGTCGACCTTGTTCATCATTTGTTACACTTACTATTTCACCAAATACAACATTTACTTTGATTTTTCTATTAGTCAAAAAATCTCAGGCCAACAAGTACAAGGGTCACAATCGCAAGATTTGTTAATCATGTTATTGAAGCTAAAGTTATTTATTGAAAGAATATTGAGAATATTCATTTATATTCCAAAATATCATTGTCCCCCTCACAATGACATTTTGaataatttttctttgttatGACAATTAACAAATTGTATAGTCAATTATTAGACAATTTTGGCTTATACTTATCAAAAATTATTTTCAGTCATGACCAATTATATATGACAATTTCTTGAATTAAGATTAAAAAAGGTTTGAAAATTTTGATTCATGACCAGGATAAGCAAAAATATGTTTAATATAATTAATATAGTAGTATACAAAGAAGTTTTtcataaatgattttttttatatatattcATTTCTACCATTTCTTTATGAAAGATATCTGTTGGGTTATTATATAATAAAAATACCTATTATTTTTACGGACCAAATAACTCTGTTCAATTACAAACATGTGCTCTTTCAAATACCAAGTATTGGAATATATGAACAAATGGTTCATGCTTCTTTTGTTATGCTTCTTTTGTTGATGTGTTTGTTAATATTATATTGTGTAACATTCATTTCTCGAGTGAACAATATATTTTGTGTAAATAAATTACAATGTTTAATACAATCAAATTGATATAATAATTGGTTTTTATGCAATTTTATTTATCTTTTAATTTTTATGCGTATATCTAAACAAACTAAATTTACAATATCAAATAACTTATCTTCGCATGGATATCATTCTAGTAATTATATAAAGCTAGTAAActtaagaaaaataaaaatcaagagAAGATACACAAATACTAGTTAGAGACACATTGTACGAGAATGTTTCAAAAGTAAATTAAACATGAGATACAAATAAAATCTTCAAAGAGTTAGAAGAGTCCAAGGCATTTTATTCCAACAACAAAAAATGAGGAAGAGTCCAAGTTAATGGCTGTTGAATTCTTTGAATTGAAATCAATTTAGAATTATTCTACCTAAGCAATCATTTTAATTGGTTGTTTAATTAACTTTAACAGCACACTAATGTAAATAACAGAAGCATCTTAAGTCATACAAAGTCGGCATAATTATTTCTTAATCTCCACCTGTCCACGTTATTTGTGGGCCCCACGCGTTTCCACAAACTTATAAATACCCACACCTTCCCACCACCAATCCAACAACATACACAATTTGCATAATATAACTTCTTCATTCACAATTTTTTCActgttttcattttcaaatttttctaTAAAATTCTACAGTTTCACAATGGCATCATCATCTACTACAATGAAGTTCTTCTCCTTTCTTTTTGTGTTTGTCTTTGCAGCCACCGTAGCCTCAGCCCAAGACCTCAGTCCCTCGTTGTCTCCGGCACCAGGTCCTGATGCCGGAGCTGCCGGATCTATTACAAATTCGATGGCTATGATTGGAGCTTCGATTGTGTTATCAATATTAACCCTTTTCAAGCATTGAGAACAAGGTGGTTCCACTAATTTTGTAGTGGAAACATAAGACAGCTTGTTCACACATAATAGTCCTTATTATCAATCTATGTATATTCGAGAGCGTGAGAAATTTTTACGGTACTTATTTTcgtattttattatttattgtatttGTAGGTATTGAAAAGAAATAAAAGgattttattattttaatattcttgttcaattttcttttatttttaactatttatttgatttttataatgacaaataatattatatataaaaatgatttgaaatacAACAAAGAAAAATTAACCATAAGACGGATGAAAGAGCTATACTATCATGACACCATTTTTCTACAcatacaatatatatatatatatatatatatatatatatatatatatatatatatatatatatatatatatatatatatatatatatatatatatatatatatatatatatatatatatatatatatatatatatatatatatatatatatatatatatatatatatatatatatatatttactTACCGTAAAATATATGGTATATAGTGTCATAATTAAGGGTGACAAAATGGATGAATTGGATGGATATGGATCGAATTGCTCATGAATGGATCAAAATAATCCATTAATCCATTAACAATTTATTAAAATTTCCTTAAAAATATCCAATCCAGTCCAtccattaataaaaaaaattcatcCAATCCATCCGTTAACATTTTTTTAATGGAGGAATATCCATCCAtctaaaaaaaataatttaaatattttatctaatttttttaataattcatattttaaatattttaaattttaaattttggtaaaataattttttaaaatataattcCATAATGAGTAGTAATATTGTCTTTTTATTAACACTTTgataaattttattttatatcTAAAATACTTATTAAAATTAAAATGCAAACACAACAAATTCAAAATTTATGTCGAATTTATTTTGTGTTTTCATAATAAATTCCAATACTTTGTCATCGAAATAAAAGTGTTCATgtggaatatatatatatatatatatatatattatatatatatatatatatatatatatatatatatatatatatatatatatatatatatatatatatatatatatatatatatatatattctttttaaaaaaaattatttgacCATAAATAACTTGTTACTTGAATTTGTAGAATGAAAAGTGAAAAACATCAcattatattattattaaatcGATTAAGTAGTTCAATTATACAACTAATATTAGTTCTAAGATAATATAGAAATTGTTTCTATCTAAAGATCATGATTCACCAAAATATTCTCTTGTTGAACATTGTTGAACATTCTAAAGATGGGCATTCCACTGGTAGCTCCCATAATTAAACATGCATTACTAAACTTGAATCACCTATCATATAATTTTCACTAAATAATTCCAAATCACCACCTCTAAATTGAAAAACCTCAACATCAAAAGAGGTAAAATACAAATAAATCTAGCATATAATTTTCAGCAAAGTTGAATCATCAATCATATAATTTTCACCAAACAAGTGGGATTCAAAAAAAAAATGGTTATCGAAAGAGGTAAAATACCAATACATCATTTTACTAAAAGAATTCTAATAGTTCAAGCATTCAAACTTCAAGTTATAAAATCTTTGTAGAATGTTCTCCCAAAATAAATCACATCTTCAAGTAACTTCATGTTATGGAAAAGAAGGATGAAAGGTCCTCAACAAAATCGGGTCCATCAAAATCAAATGCCGCTACAAAAGAGAATCAAAGTACAAAACAATTAAACATACATTAATTATAAAAGAAGATAAATGAAAAAAAACACAAATAGAAAGATTGTAGATACTAACCTGGAGTTCCACAAAGCCAATCATGTGTACACAATAATGCTTCAACATTTTCAGGTATAAGAGCACTTCGATACTTGTCAAGTATACGTCCACCTATACTAAATGCTGATTCTGATGCAACTGTAGTAATTGGAATGCTCAAAAGGTCACGTGCCAATATAGAAAGTTTGAGATATTTACCCTCATTTGCTTTCCAATATTGCAAAATATCCAAATCAGCATATTCCTCATGGTTAATTTTTTTTCATTCAAATAAGTTTCCAAATCAGACTCATTTTTTGATGGTTCACACAATTTACTTTCGTAAGTCCCAAAATCCTGTAAGTCATTTGAGGGAATGTTTGGACTACCTCTAATTGACCTTTGTATAGATGAAGCGGTTGTCTCATTTGAGGACTTGAGATATTCTTGAAAAAAAGCTTTCAACTTATCTAAAATCAACTTTGCAACTTGTACTCCCTCACTACCTGACAACCTCACATAGCACCACTCAACAAACTGCAACTTATATCTAGGATCTAAGATGACAGCAAATGATAGAACAACACTATAAGAATTCCAGTATTTATCAAAAAAATTCTCCATTCTTCTAGCCATGCAACATAATTGATTTTGTTTTTCAAACTCACTATGATCAACACATGCAACTTCCTTGATTTTCATATGAATTCTCCACACACCACTAAAATAGAGGTTGGCGGTTGGATAAGTGCTACCCGAAAAAAAAACTGTGATATCATAAAATGGCTTCAAAAAATCAGCTATGGTTTTTACCTTATCCCACTCCTCGTTTGATAAACAATCAAAGTAGGGATCAATATCACTTAGGAGGGTAAAAGCTTCTCGTTGACCTATAGCAGTCTCAAGCATCAGATAAGTGGAATTCCACCTAATAGGCAAGTCTTGACGAACTTGCTTAGAAGTCACATTTGAGAGTTGCTCTAAACAAGATGCAAACTTTAATTTTCGAGCCTCTGAGCCTCTTATGTATTTCACACACAATCTAATTCTATCCAAAGATCCATCTATTACCTTTAAACCATCATGAACAATTAAGTTTAAGATGTGTGCTCCACATCTAACATGAAAATATGTTCCTCAGCTATCAATCCTAATCCTGATAATAAATGTTTCTTCAATATATTCACCATAACATCATTGTTAGATGCATTGTCTAAAGTAATTGTGAATATTTTTTCTCAATACCCCACTCCTTTAACAAACTTATTAACTTCTCAGCCAACTTAAAATCGTTGTGAGGTGGTGGACAATGACTGAAGGATAATACTTTTTTCTCTAACTCCCAATTCCTATTAACAAAATGTGCAGTCAAAACCATATATTGATTTGTATTTATTGTAGACCATAAATCGGATGTTAAACAAATTTTTCCTGGAATTGACTGTAAATAGgattttaatttttctttttcttttctatACACCTTAAGAACATCGGACTTTGCAGTGTTTCGAGAAATTGACTTAACATCAAGGTGCAAAAAATAGAGTAAGTCAACTATCCCTTCATGTTCGACAAAAGTAAAAGGATAATTGTGTTTGACAATTACCTCAGAAATCTTTTCCCTATACTTTTCTTGATCAAGTGGAGGATAAGAAGATCCATTCCCTCTTCCACCACATTTCAGCGAATGTTTTATCAAATTTGAAGTGCCACCACCATCTCTAGCCATGTAAATTTTATCACAATTTTTGCATTTTGCCTTTGGGAGTCCTTTATCATCAAAAAACTTTTGAAAAAAATTCCCAAGCCATAGAagtttttgttctttttgaacTAGGGACTGAACTTTCATCAACTTCGTCCTCAATTTGAATTACAGGTTCATCTCCTTCGATAGACATATTTCCTATAATTTGACAATGATTAAAGGTGAGTGTAAAGGAAATCAAACTAAATTATccaataaaataaataataattaagcATATATGAACAACAAGCATCTAAAATTGATTATAATTATATAGAAAATATGCAGCTAGAGATTTCGGCAACCGGTACCGATCTCATCCTATGACAGTGCTTCATCCAAAACTCTGATAATCGTCAAAAGGGAATTTGAAGACAATCAATTAAAACCCAAACAAGATCATTAATATGAACCGCCAACTTAAAGATCAAAACCAACAAGAACCCGATCAAAATTATTCTTAATTAACTAAATAATTAAAAACCACATGAATATATGATAAAGAAATTAGGCTAACTAGCTAAAACCTAAAGTTTCAAAAGATTTCAATTGATCGATTAGTCATACAATTATTCTATTAATCACCATAGACTAACTGATTAATTCACTGAATTAACACTTATAACAGAACCATAACTGATTTTACAGGTTAACATTACACTTATATACTAACAGAAACAGAAATACATCAACAGAATTTAACTGATAACTCAACTCAAACTAACTTCATAGAAAACCAATCAACTGAAATGAATCCCAACTAACATGTAGCTAACCTAACGGGAAAGTTAATAGAGAAACTAACTTGTAACGAATTCTCAGCAAGCAGAATAACAGAGTTAAACTTTCGTTAGCACTTCAAGTGCTACATTTGTCAGTTAATA containing:
- the LOC127081425 gene encoding zinc finger BED domain-containing protein RICESLEEPER 2, which gives rise to MARDGGGTSNLIKHSLKCGGRGNGSSYPPLDQEKYREKISEVIDGSLDRIRLCVKYIRGSEARKLKFASCLEQLSNVTSKQVRQDLPIRWNSTYLMLETAIGQREAFTLLSDIDPYFDCLSNEEWDKVKTIADFLKPFYDITVFFSGSTYPTANLYFSGVWRIHMKIKEVACVDHSEFEKQNQLCCMARRMENFFDKYWNSYSVVLSFAVILDPRYKLQFVEWCYVRLSGSEGVQVAKLILDKLKAFFQEYLKSSNETTASSIQRSIRGSPNIPSNDLQDFGTYETNEGKYLKLSILARDLLSIPITTVASESAFSIGGRILDKYRSALIPENVEALLCTHDWLCGTPVEPPCSQCLKRVNIDNTIEAPIIAIEFVIDPAAPASGPGAGDNEGLRSWAEATVAAKTNTKRKEKNFIVVDDDAIVKL